The Actinocatenispora sera genome has a window encoding:
- a CDS encoding neprosin family prolyl endopeptidase translates to MRIRTALPLVPAALALVAAVPAAPAATPHLAASTSRAVRTAAPATGALRTASLAAAAPAAATPPHISLAPGSALFGRAGDRAAPATDTFTYVYGRQSVATDGAAVTIDQAAPALATADYHSLAELALQSADGQQIVEIGWTVDRAVNNGDTGPHLFVYHWVDRQESCYNGCGFVPTSTTVHAGDPVTPGTAGRYEIVHTAGQWQTWYNGTEVGYFPDALWGNGYTRAGLVQAFGEVASSGTAPCTDMGNGTFGDAAGSTTIGAFALDNGSTSAQLSVADTSPDYYDHGGTTGTSFRFGGPGAC, encoded by the coding sequence ATGCGCATCCGTACCGCCCTGCCACTGGTGCCCGCCGCGCTGGCGCTCGTCGCCGCCGTACCCGCCGCGCCCGCCGCCACACCTCACCTTGCCGCATCCACCAGCCGTGCAGTCCGCACCGCGGCGCCGGCCACCGGCGCACTCCGCACCGCGTCGCTCGCCGCGGCAGCCCCCGCCGCCGCGACACCGCCGCACATCTCGCTCGCCCCGGGCAGCGCACTGTTCGGGCGGGCCGGCGATCGCGCCGCGCCCGCGACCGACACGTTCACCTACGTGTACGGCCGACAGTCGGTGGCCACCGACGGGGCCGCGGTGACGATCGACCAGGCGGCGCCGGCGCTCGCCACCGCGGACTACCACTCACTGGCCGAACTGGCGCTCCAGTCGGCGGACGGCCAGCAGATCGTCGAGATCGGCTGGACCGTCGACCGCGCGGTGAACAACGGTGACACCGGGCCGCACCTGTTCGTCTACCACTGGGTCGACCGTCAGGAGTCCTGCTACAACGGCTGCGGCTTCGTACCCACCTCGACCACCGTGCACGCCGGCGATCCGGTCACGCCGGGCACCGCCGGCCGGTACGAGATCGTGCACACCGCCGGCCAGTGGCAGACCTGGTACAACGGGACCGAGGTGGGCTATTTCCCGGATGCCTTGTGGGGCAACGGGTACACCCGCGCCGGGCTGGTGCAGGCGTTCGGCGAGGTGGCCTCGTCGGGCACGGCGCCGTGTACCGACATGGGCAACGGCACGTTCGGCGACGCGGCCGGGTCGACCACGATCGGCGCCTTCGCGCTGGACAACGGCTCGACCTCGGCCCAGCTGTCGGTGGCCGACACGAGCCCTGACTACTACGACCACGGCGGTACGACGGGGACGTCGTTCCGCTTCGGCGGCCCGGGCGCCTGCTGA
- a CDS encoding NADPH-dependent FMN reductase — protein sequence MAKLEIIVGSVRPGRVGLPVAQWIEQEARSHGGFDEIELVDLAEVDLPMANEPEHPRLRRYVHQHTKDWSAKIDEADAFIFVMPEYNYGYNAALKNAIDYLHHEWAYKPVGLVSYGGVSAGTRAAQMIKQVVTTVKMFPVPEAVQIPFVANFLTAERTLAPNEVMTGAAKAMLDELVRMTGALRTLRTGQG from the coding sequence ATGGCGAAGCTGGAGATCATCGTGGGCAGCGTCCGGCCCGGCCGGGTGGGGCTGCCGGTCGCGCAGTGGATCGAGCAGGAAGCCCGGTCGCACGGCGGATTCGACGAGATCGAGCTGGTCGACCTGGCCGAGGTCGACCTGCCGATGGCGAACGAGCCAGAGCACCCGCGGCTGCGGCGCTACGTGCACCAGCACACCAAGGACTGGAGCGCCAAGATCGACGAGGCGGACGCGTTCATCTTCGTGATGCCCGAGTACAACTACGGCTACAACGCGGCGCTGAAGAACGCGATCGACTACCTGCACCACGAGTGGGCCTACAAGCCGGTCGGCCTGGTCAGCTACGGTGGCGTATCGGCCGGGACCCGCGCCGCGCAGATGATCAAGCAGGTGGTGACGACCGTGAAGATGTTCCCGGTGCCCGAGGCGGTGCAGATCCCGTTCGTCGCCAACTTCCTGACCGCCGAGCGCACCCTCGCCCCGAACGAGGTCATGACCGGCGCGGCGAAGGCGATGCTGGACGAGCTGGTCCGGATGACCGGCGCGCTGCGCACCCTGCGGACCGGGCAGGGCTGA
- a CDS encoding winged helix-turn-helix transcriptional regulator encodes MTRPVCTRFHAAIELIGARWTGAILRAVFTEAHRYHEIKAAVPGVSDTMLAQRLRAMEADGLLTRQVDTGTPVRVEYHLTEMGRDLAPVIDAVLAWSHKWIPVPAGGDPH; translated from the coding sequence GTGACGCGGCCCGTCTGCACCCGGTTCCACGCGGCGATCGAGCTGATCGGTGCCCGCTGGACCGGCGCGATCCTGCGCGCCGTGTTCACCGAGGCGCACCGGTACCACGAGATCAAGGCGGCGGTGCCCGGCGTCTCGGACACCATGCTCGCCCAGCGGCTGCGCGCGATGGAGGCGGACGGGCTGCTCACCCGGCAGGTCGACACCGGCACGCCGGTGCGGGTCGAGTACCACCTGACCGAGATGGGCCGCGACCTGGCGCCGGTGATCGACGCCGTTCTCGCCTGGTCGCACAAGTGGATCCCGGTGCCCGCCGGCGGGGACCCGCACTGA
- a CDS encoding DUF397 domain-containing protein: MDANDSNQLRWFKSSRSGGQGGNCVEVAGGGSAWYVRDSKNPTNGMLSVGPAAWRAFLAEVPRLSR; encoded by the coding sequence ATGGATGCGAATGACAGTAACCAGCTGCGCTGGTTCAAGAGCAGTCGGTCTGGTGGCCAGGGCGGGAACTGTGTCGAGGTTGCCGGTGGCGGGTCGGCCTGGTACGTGCGGGACAGCAAGAACCCCACAAACGGAATGTTGTCCGTCGGTCCGGCGGCGTGGCGCGCGTTTCTGGCCGAGGTACCGAGGCTGTCGCGCTGA
- a CDS encoding helix-turn-helix domain-containing protein, whose product MTSVATQTDECGDAAHRLYAAELRRWRQERGVTQERLAALTHYSAALVGMVEKLQRNPTREFTSRCDDVLRTGGALARLLPLLAAESYPSWFRPFVEMEAEATAIQEFEVQVIAGLLQTEDYARAVLNSWPPKSAEEIERRLAARLDRQRILDRADPPLLSFVLDESVLRRPMGPASMMAAQLTHLIETAARPNIQLQILTFEQARDAPTDGAFVVLELPQRERVLYVEGVGNGRLVPDEEIVDRFARAFSAAQCQALSMADSIAFIEMVRRERYGCE is encoded by the coding sequence ATGACGAGCGTCGCCACGCAGACCGACGAATGCGGCGACGCCGCGCACCGGCTGTACGCGGCCGAGCTGCGGCGCTGGCGGCAGGAGCGCGGCGTCACGCAGGAACGGCTCGCCGCGCTGACGCACTACTCGGCGGCGCTGGTCGGCATGGTGGAGAAGTTGCAGCGCAACCCCACCCGCGAGTTCACGTCCCGGTGTGACGACGTGTTGCGTACCGGCGGCGCGCTGGCCCGGCTGCTGCCGCTGCTCGCCGCCGAGTCGTACCCGTCGTGGTTCCGCCCGTTCGTCGAGATGGAGGCCGAGGCCACCGCCATCCAGGAGTTCGAGGTGCAGGTGATCGCCGGCCTGTTGCAGACCGAGGACTACGCCCGGGCGGTGCTCAACTCGTGGCCGCCGAAGTCAGCGGAGGAGATCGAGCGTCGGCTCGCCGCTCGCCTCGACCGGCAGCGCATCCTGGATCGGGCCGACCCGCCGCTGCTTTCCTTCGTCCTGGACGAGAGCGTGTTGCGCCGCCCGATGGGCCCCGCGTCGATGATGGCCGCCCAACTCACCCACCTCATCGAGACGGCCGCCCGCCCCAACATCCAACTCCAGATCCTCACCTTCGAGCAGGCGCGCGATGCGCCGACGGACGGGGCATTCGTGGTACTGGAGTTGCCGCAGCGAGAGCGAGTCCTCTACGTGGAAGGTGTCGGCAACGGCCGGTTGGTGCCGGATGAAGAGATCGTCGATCGCTTCGCCCGCGCGTTTTCGGCCGCGCAGTGCCAGGCGCTTTCCATGGCAGACTCAATCGCCTTCATCGAGATGGTCAGGAGAGAGCGGTATGGATGCGAATGA
- a CDS encoding MBL fold metallo-hydrolase, whose product MPTDIGFPRWIHGAPAKRRRNDPPIQVHRHDERTFVLRQSKDLSYEAPFLYLLCGTDAALLLDTGATAEADSFPLRATVDGLLPDRPGYRLIVAHSHAHGDHVAADAQFADRPGTTVVGTDLDAVRAQFGLADEPYAAADLDLGDRLLHVVHTPGHHRAAITLHDPHTGWLLTGDTVYPGRLYVEDYPAFLGSLDRMVALTEERPVTAVLGTHVEMADRPRRDYPLGSTWQPREHRLELSVEDLVAIRDAARGFADRPGVHRLDHVVVFHGFTQRRLRYELARHYLYQARSTVAALFVRSPARPARPPVDAA is encoded by the coding sequence ATGCCCACCGACATCGGGTTCCCTCGATGGATTCATGGCGCGCCGGCCAAGCGGCGGCGCAACGACCCGCCGATCCAGGTGCACCGGCACGACGAGCGCACCTTCGTCCTGCGCCAGAGCAAGGACCTGTCGTACGAGGCGCCGTTCCTCTACCTGCTCTGCGGGACGGACGCCGCGCTGCTGCTCGACACCGGCGCCACCGCCGAGGCGGACAGCTTCCCGTTGCGCGCCACCGTCGACGGGCTGCTGCCGGACCGACCCGGCTACCGGCTGATCGTGGCGCACAGCCACGCGCACGGCGACCACGTCGCGGCCGACGCGCAGTTCGCCGACCGGCCCGGCACGACCGTCGTCGGCACCGACCTCGACGCGGTACGCGCGCAGTTCGGGCTGGCCGACGAACCGTACGCGGCGGCAGACCTCGACCTCGGCGACCGGCTGCTGCACGTCGTGCACACCCCCGGCCACCACCGGGCCGCGATCACCCTGCACGACCCCCACACCGGCTGGCTGCTGACCGGCGACACCGTCTACCCGGGCCGGCTGTACGTGGAGGACTATCCGGCGTTTCTCGGCAGCCTGGACCGGATGGTCGCGCTGACCGAGGAACGGCCGGTCACCGCGGTGCTCGGGACGCACGTCGAGATGGCCGACCGGCCGCGGCGCGACTACCCGCTCGGTTCGACCTGGCAGCCGCGCGAGCACCGACTGGAACTGAGCGTCGAGGACCTGGTCGCGATCCGGGACGCGGCGCGCGGCTTCGCGGACCGGCCCGGCGTGCACCGGCTCGACCACGTGGTCGTCTTCCACGGGTTCACGCAGCGCCGGCTGCGGTACGAGCTGGCCCGGCACTACCTGTACCAGGCCCGCAGCACCGTCGCCGCGCTGTTCGTCCGCAGTCCAGCCCGACCGGCCCGACCTCCGGTCGACGCGGCGTGA
- a CDS encoding NUDIX hydrolase, with the protein MIELPDDLPVLEREVVRLIVRDATGAVLLFRARELTMPELGYWWELPGGGIEPGETYVDAAVRELREETGLRIDPAQVGPANWRRTSSFRMRGKRRVQHEVVAVATLDAVAPGIDEQDREQHEIEDYVGFRWLPVEEIVGSAERFYPGRLPSLLPDVLAGKDIDEPFELFS; encoded by the coding sequence ATGATCGAGCTACCCGACGACCTGCCGGTGCTGGAACGCGAGGTGGTCCGGCTGATCGTGCGCGACGCCACCGGCGCGGTACTGCTGTTCCGTGCCCGAGAGCTGACCATGCCGGAACTCGGCTACTGGTGGGAGCTGCCCGGTGGCGGCATCGAGCCGGGCGAGACGTACGTCGACGCAGCCGTACGGGAACTGCGCGAGGAGACCGGCCTGCGGATCGACCCGGCGCAGGTCGGGCCGGCGAACTGGCGGCGCACCTCGTCGTTCCGGATGCGCGGCAAGCGGCGGGTGCAGCACGAAGTGGTCGCGGTGGCGACGCTGGACGCGGTGGCCCCGGGCATCGACGAGCAGGACCGCGAGCAGCACGAGATCGAGGACTACGTCGGTTTCCGCTGGCTGCCGGTGGAAGAGATCGTGGGCAGCGCCGAGCGGTTCTACCCGGGCCGGCTGCCGAGCCTGTTGCCGGATGTGTTGGCCGGCAAGGACATCGACGAGCCCTTCGAACTCTTCTCCTGA